In Vicia villosa cultivar HV-30 ecotype Madison, WI linkage group LG7, Vvil1.0, whole genome shotgun sequence, the DNA window CCTTTATATTTACCAAAGTCTTCTGATGTTTAATATACAAAGGACATGGTTGATATTCTTTGTTTCAGCTCAACTGGCTTTGATCTTCGCTCACACAGAAAAGTATCCTGACGAACCTCCACTTTTAAACGTGAGCAGGTCAGTATTTATATACTCTTACGTTATTGTTTGTTATCCAACTTACGCAAGTGTAGTGCAtacatttttgtttcatttattgTATACTGACGCTTTTATATTTCCCTATACAAAACAGTTTGCAAGGAATACCGTCTGAAGATTTaaagattttgaaagaaaaacttCAACAAGAGGTGGTGGTCTTTAACCGTATGCAGTTTTTCTGCATATTGCTTGAGCTGAACTGGTCTTTGTTCTATACTTGTTCTGGTTGTAGTCCAAATTAAAAAACTTCTTAAGGCCATTATGAATATAGTAACTTGCATTGATTGTCATCCAAATTGAAAGACTTTGTAATGGGTATTCTGAATATTAAGTTTCCACTTGTTATGCATATGCATTTTCATGTTGCACAATGGCTGACGAGTAATTGGGTATGGAACTCAAGATTTGTTGTGCATACTGGTGAGGCTATGGAAATTTTGACGCGAAGCTTGTGTCCCACAGGCATCCGAAAATCTTGGCATGGCTATGATCTACACACTCGTTTCCTCAGCTAAAGAGTGGTTGGCTGAGCGGTTTGGCGAGGACCCAGATGGTGCGATTGCTGAAGCAGAGGAGGCAGCCAAAGAAGATGTAAGAATATCTACTATATataatgatattttttatattctttttggtaTTTAAATGCCTTCGAATTTCAAGTATAaagcaattgtttttgttttaagaATTCTGAGCATTTCTTAGGTAGCAGTAAAGCATGGACAAGTGAACATGATAAAACTGTTGGAATAAGATAGTATTCATTATGTATAGCCATATTCATTATGTATAGCCATATTTATGACTAAAGAGTATAAAAAAACTCGGGAAACTTCATATTCATACACATTAGAAGGATTAAGGTTGATTGATGTGGCAGGATACTTAAGCTGATATGCCTAGACTAGTTAAAGTCTTAGGAGGAGGAGCTGCAATGTTATCCCCTTATTAAACTTCATATCCAAAGTTTATTGGTTAGCGAGTACTGAGTAATGCTAGCAAGATTACTGATACTGAATGTTACGTCATCTTTATGATAGCTGCACCTTGGCGTGTCTAGGTTTTATGCTTTGGTCAATGGAAGTAATCTTTTTTGCTCAGATATTTGCATACCCGTGTTCGATCCAACTTTGttttcaaagactacactgattgttACCTTTAACAGAAAGTTAATAATCGGATAATATATGTAAGGTGTGGTTAGGGGTTTTCGGGGGTTGGATTGCACCTCAAATGGGTGTAATCCTCTGAAGCTGGGGTGGTGTGTGTGTGGTGCATTCAAAATTTATCCATTTTATTGGACATGATATACGAGCATCATTTTTACATGTCTACTTGTATGTTTCAAAGTATAATTCTATAGTTCGGGATATTGGTGGTAATCGTAATAGTAattttttatgccttttattaatCTTACCTGgagtaaatttaaaatgaagataTGTTTTcttctataatatttttttttctaatgatTTTTCACATTTAAGTCTGAAAAGTTACATTGAAAAAGCTGGCTAACAAATTTTTTATCTTCAACATTTTTAGATAGTGATACCCCATGGAGAACCAGTTACTGTTGAAACATTTTTGGCATGGAGGGAAAGGTTTGAAGCTGAACTAGCACTTGAACGAGCCAAGTAAGCCCCCCTTATAGTTGCTCTTCTTGTATGGCACGCTATCTAAATCTCTTTATTTCCACAAATTCTTAAATACCAAGCATTTGTGACACCTGATTATCAGTAGGGATAGGGATTTTAAGGGCTTACACATGTCAGGGAGAATTGAAAAGAAAATGGGTGGGAGTTTGTAAATTTCTAAGTTGCATTCTCAGCAAATAGTAGAACAATCAGTGATATTTAAAAGGATTACTACAATCTCCAACCCAAGTTCATGTTTTTAACAAATGAAGTGATTAAAGGTTGATAGCCTGCAGTAACAATTTTCCCTCTGATAACAAACCAATTTGTCATGATTGCAGGCTAATGCCAGAGTCCGTGCTTGCTACTCcgaaggaaaagaaacttagtGGTAGACAGTGGTTTGAAACCGGAAGGATGGTACTTTCCTGTCCTTActacaaatttaatttatatgCTACAA includes these proteins:
- the LOC131616293 gene encoding uncharacterized protein LOC131616293 isoform X2; translation: MTDYVQEQEMEIEALEAILMDEFKEIHSGESGLSTSNRCFQIKVTAQEEEEDGSITNPAQLALIFAHTEKYPDEPPLLNVSSLQGIPSEDLKILKEKLQQEASENLGMAMIYTLVSSAKEWLAERFGEDPDGAIAEAEEAAKEDIVIPHGEPVTVETFLAWRERFEAELALERAKLMPESVLATPKEKKLSGRQWFETGRMKGAAVVTEELDEEDEEDIDFDDDEDFEDDEEDMLEHYLAEKSDSSMQAS
- the LOC131616293 gene encoding uncharacterized protein LOC131616293 isoform X1: MTDYVQEQEMEIEALEAILMDEFKEIHSGESGLSTSNRCFQIKVTAQEEEEDGSITNPAQLALIFAHTEKYPDEPPLLNVSSLQGIPSEDLKILKEKLQQEASENLGMAMIYTLVSSAKEWLAERFGEDPDGAIAEAEEAAKEDIVIPHGEPVTVETFLAWRERFEAELALERAKLMPESVLATPKEKKLSGRQWFETGRMKGAAVVTEELDEEDEEDIDFDDDEDFEADDEEDMLEHYLAEKSDSSMQAS